The window ACCGCCCTCATGTCCGATCCGGACAGGTGGAACTTGTCCGGGTACAGGATCGCCTCGTCGCCCAGCTGCAGGGCGTTCAGTCCGGCTTCCCGATAAGCCTGCGCGCCAGTGGAACTGGCGCCCATCACACCGGGCGCCCAGCCGTACTCCTGACACAGGTCCAGCCACGCCGTGATGGCCTGCTGCCAGGCGCGCGGGTCGCCGATCGGATCGCCGCTGGCCAGGCAGACCCCGACCTCGACGCGGTAGGTGATGGCGGCGCGAGCGCTCGGGGCGAACACCACCGACTTGTCCCTGCGGGTGGCGAAGTAACCCAGCGAGTCGTTCTTTCCGTAGACCTCCAGCAGGCCGCGGATCGCCGATTCGTCCTCCCCGGTGAGCGCATTCTCGGCGCGCTGGGATTGGAAGAGCACGATCGCCGCGACCATCAGCGCGAGCGCGCCGAACAAACCCAGCAGCGCGTTGACGAACACGTGCGGGTGACCGGTGAAGGCGTCGGCGCCCGCACCGGCGAACGCGCCCACCCGGTTCAGGGCGTAGAGGAACCGGTCGTCGCGCGCCAGCGTCCCTGGGAAGAACTCGAGCAGCGACCAGCCGATCAGCGTTCCCGCGGCCATACCCGCGACCAGCGTGGCCGCCGCCTTCAACAGGGCGCCGCGGCGGACCCTGGCCCAGAACTCGCGGTAGGCCAGCAGCAGGATGCCGATGGACGCCAGATGGAAGATCAGGCCGATGACTTCGCCGGCGTCCACGGCGGCGGACTGGTCGCCGGTCAGCAGGGCGATGGTGTTCCACACCGAAGCGGCCACCATGTAGAACAGCAGGATCCACCAGGCGATCCGTTTGCCGGCGGCGAGCGCGGCGGCCAACAGGCCCAGCACGAACGCCCAGGCGAAGCTGGTGTCGGGGAAGTTGAACAGGTAGTCGTTGATGAACTCCCGCGGCACCCTGATCAGATGCCGCAGCAGCGGGGACACGCTCGACAGCAGCGACAGCGTCGCGATGACGCCGATGATCCACCCGGCCGCGGCAGGCACCCACCCGAAGCTCGAGGTGGGGCGACTCGTGGTGACGGTCATAGGCCGCGAGGATATTCCCTTGTGCTGCGAAATGAGTCAAGGGTGCTACTGGACGGGCCCGGTGTACTTCTCGCCCGGACCCTGCCCGGGTTCGTCGGGGGCGGAGCTGGCTTCGCGGAAGGCCAGCTGCAGGCTTTTCAGACCGTCCCGCATCGGACCGGCGTGCGGGCCGAGGTACTGCGCCGACGCGGTCACCAGACCGGCCAGGGCCGTGATGAGACGGCGGGCCTCGTCGAGGTCGCGCCGCTCGGAAGCGTCGGGATCGGGGCAGGACAGCCCGAGTTTCTCCGCAGCGGCGCTCATCAACATCACCGCAGCCCGGCTGATGACCTCGACGGCCGGGATGTCGGCCAGGTCGCGGGCAGGCGGGGCCCCATCGGAAAGCGATGTCGTCGAATCCGTCATGCCTGCTAGACTGGCATGCACGACCGTCCCGGCGTACGCCGGGGACAGCAAGTGGAGTCCCGCTCCCACCGTTGGCCGCATAGGCTCAGCGGTCCGGTCGCGGATGCCGCCACGGTATCCGTTCTGCGGTTTCCGCAGGCGGCGAAGGCCGTGATCGGTCGGCATCGGGCCCTGCTTCATGCAAGGGCCCTTCTGTTCGATGGAACAGGTTGCTGATGGCGTGGTGTTTTCCCTGCTGATCCCCGGTGCTCGACACCGCGGCCGGTTAGAAGAGAAAACGAACCAGGGAGGCCCCATCAGCACTGAGACCCGCGTCAACGAGCGCATCCGCGTACCTGAAGTCCGTCTGATCGGACCAGGTGGCGAGCAGGTAGGCATCGTGCGCATCGAAGACGCCCTCCGCGTCGCTGCGGATGCCGATCTCGACCTTGTCGAAGTAGCCCCGGACGCCAGACCACCGGTCTGCAAGATCATGGACTACGGCAAGTACAAGTACGAGACGGCCCAGAAGGCGCGCGAGTCTCGCAAGAACCAGCAGCAGACCGTCGTCAAGGAACAGAAACTTCGTCCCAAGATCGACCCGCACGACTACGAGACCAAGAAGGGCCACGTCGTCCGCTTCCTGGAAGCCGGGTCGAAGGTCAAGGTGACGATCATGTTCCGCGGCCGCGAGCAGTCCCGGCCCGAACTCGGGTACCGGTTGCTCCAGCGGTTGGCCGCCGACGTGGCCGACCACGGCTTCGTCGAGACGTCCGCCAAACAGGACGGCCGCAACATGACGATGGTGCTGGCACCGCATCGCGGCGCGAAGACTCGCGCCAAAGCGGCCCAGCAGACGATCGGAGCGCCGGCGGCACAACCCGCCGCGGAACCCGAAGCGCCCACCGAAACCTGACCACACGACACGAATAGGACTGAGGACACATGCCCAAGGCCAAGACCCACAGCGGGGCCAGCAAGCGCTTCCGCCGTACCGGCACCGGCAAGATCGTTCGGCAGAAGGCCAACCGCCGCCACCTGCTCGAGCACAAGCCGACCCGCCGCACCCGTCGCCTCGATGGCCGCACCACCGTGTCGGCCAACGACACCAAGCGCGTCACCAAGATGCTGAACGGCTAAGCGCCGTACCCCTCCCGCCGTGTAACGAACGAGAATAGGAACACCCCATGGCACGCGTGAAGCGCGCACTCAACGCCCAGAAGAAGCGGCGCACAGTACTGAAGGCGTCGAAGGGCTACCGCGGCCAGCGTTCGCGGCTCTACCGCAAAGCCAAAGAGCAGCAGCTGCATTCGTTGACCTACGCCTACCGGGACCGCCGAGCCCGCAAGGGCGAGTTCCGCAAGCTGTGGATCTCCCGCATCAACGCGGCCGCCCGCGCCAACGACATCACCTACAACCGGCTGATCCAGGGGCTCAAGGCCGCCGGGATCGAGGTCGACCGCAAGAACCTCGCCGAGATCGCGGTCAGTGACCCGGCCGCGTTCACCGCGCTGGTCGAGGCCGCCAAGGCCGCCCTGCCGGAGGATGTCAACGCGCCTTCCGGTGAAGCCGCCTGACATCTCCCTGACAGCGGCGCTCACTGAACGATCCGCCCGGGTGGTCGCTGCGGCCAAACTGCAGCGCCACACCGGGCGTCGTCGTGCTGGGCGCTTTCTGGCCGAAGGGCCGAACCTCGTCGAGGCGGCGGCGCGCCGCGGTCTGGTCGAGGAGGTGTTCGCCACCGAGTCCGCCGCAGCGCGCCATGCCGGCCTGTTGGCCGGGCTGACGGTGCACCCAGTGACCGAGCGCGCGGCCAAGGCGCTGTCGGAGACGGTGACCCCGGCCGGGCTCGTCGCGGTGTGCCGGGTACCGGACACCGATCTCGGCGAGGTGCTGAGCGCCGGGCCGGCGTTGCTCGCGGTTGCTGTCGATCTGTCCGAGCCCGGCAATGCGGGCACGCTGATCCGGCTCGCTGACGCCATGGGTGCGGCCGCGATGATCTTTTCGGGGCACAGTGTCGATCCCTACAACGGCAAATGCCTGCGATCCTCGGCGGGCAGCATCTTCTCGGTGCCGGTGATCGTCGAAACCGATACTGCCGCTGTGCTTACCGCACTGCGCGCCGCGGGCCTGAAGCTTCTGGCGACGACCCTCGACGGTGACGTGAGCATGGATGACGCCGATGCGCTGCTGGGTGAACCGGCTGCGTGGATCTTCGGTCCGGAAGCGCAGGGATTGTCGCCGGTGCTGGCGGCACTGGCCGATCACCGCGTCACGATCCCGATGGCCGGTGGCGCCGAGAGCCTCAATGTGGCTGCCGCCGCGGCGATCTGCCTGTATCAGAGCGCGAGGGCGCAGCGCCGCGGTTAGGCCCCCGGGACGGGTATCGCTGCCGAACACTTGGACGACACAGGCATAGACGACACAGGCATAGTGGAGGGCGATGTTTCTCTCTGCGTTGACGCGACTGGGCCGCGTTCGGGTCACCTTGGGCTACACCGCGGCACTGGTCGCGGTGGCCACGGCGCTGCTGCTGCTCGGCCCGCACGTCCGCGAACAGGTCATCCGGCACGCCAGTACCAATCTGCGAAACCTGGGTGACGGGCGCGTCGGCACGTTGATCGGCAGCGCTTTCGTCAACGAGGCCGGACCGATCTACGTCTGGCTGCCGGGCCTGATGGCCCTGCTGGCCCTGGCGGAACTGCTGTGGCGCAGCCGGCGGCTGGTGGTGGCCTTCGCGATCGGCCACGTCGGCGCCACGCTGGTGGTCGCCGCGGGGATGGCCGCCGCGGTGGGCGTGGGCCTGCTGTCGGTGTCGATCGTCGACGTCACCGACGTCGGAATGAGCTACGGCGCGCTGGCCGTTTTGGGCACGCTGACCGCGGCGATCCCGCGCCCCTGGCGGGCGGTGTGGACCGGCTGGTGGCTGGCCGTGGCGATCGGATCGGCGGCGTCCTCGCAAGGCGACTTCACCAACGTCGGGCATGCGATCGCGCTGGTGATCGGCATGCTGGTCGGGGCCCGGTTCGGGCACCCGGCGCATTGGACCACCGCCCGCTATGGCCTGCTCGCCGTCGCCGCCGCGTTCGGCTACATGATCATGGCCTACACGCCGTTGTCGCTGGTGGTCACGTCCACGCTGGGCGTCGTCGGCGCCGCGACCGCGTACCGGATCACCCGCTGGCGCACTGCGCGGCGCGCGCTCGAAGCAGCGCCGCTGCCTGAGCCCGCGGTCTAACGGAACTCCTCGGCGCAGGCTTCGACCCAGTCGGAGCGCCAGGATTCGGGCGGATCCTCCAAGAGCTCACCGGGCATCAGCCAGTCGTAGATCTCGGCATAGGTGCGGGTGCGTTGACCTTCGATGCGGCGGTTGAGCATCGACGGCTCGAGCTCATCGAAGCTGTCGAGTCCCATCGAGGCCACGATCTGCGCGGCACTGGCCACCGTCGACCGCTGGAAGTTGGCCACCCGTTCGATCTTGTCCGGCACGTAGAGGGCCCGCGCCAGCCTGGGGTTCTGGGTGGCCACCCCGGTGGGGCAGGCGTTGGTGTTGCACTTCATCGCCTGGATGCAGCCCAGGGCGAACATCATGGCGCGCGCCGCCATGGTGAAGTCCGCGCCCTGGCAGATGCGGGTGACGACGTCGCCCCCGCCGGCCACCTTGCCACAGGCGCCGATCTTGATGTGGCGGCGCAGCCCGACGCCGACCAGGCAATTGTGCACCAGCATCAGGCCTTCGGTCAGTGGCATGCCGACGTGGTCCTCGAATTCCTGCGGTGCGGCGCCGGTGCCGCCCTCGGAGCCGTCGACGATGATGAAGTCGGGGGTGATGCCAGTCTGCAGCATTGCCTTGCAGATCGACAGGAACTCGGTGCGCGCACCCACGCACAGCTTGAACCCCACCGGCTTGCCGCCGGAGAGGCTGCGCAGCGTCGCGATGAAATGCATCAGCTCCAGCGGCGTACGGAACGCAGTGTGCGCCGGCGGGGAGATCACCGTCTGACCCACGGGTACGCCGCGGCAGGCGGCGATCTCAGCGGTCACCTTCGCGCCGGGCAGCACGCCGCCGAGCCCCGGCTTGGCGCCCTGGGACAGCTTGATCGAGATCGCCTTGACCGAGCGCAGCGCCGACTTCTCCACGAACTTGGCGGCGTCGAAGTGACCGTCGGCGTCGCGGCAGCCGAAGTAGCCCGAGGCGACCTCCCAGATCAGGTCGCCGCCGTGCTTGAGGTGGTAGGCGCTGATCGCACCCTCTCCGGTGTCGTGGGCGAAGCCGCCGCGGGCCGCGCCGCCGTTGAGCGCCTCGATCGCGTTGCCAGACAGTGCCCCGAAGCTCATCGCCGAGACGTTGAGCAGCGCGATGTCATAGGGCTGCGCGCAGTCCGGGCCGCCCAGCCGGACTGTCGGGGCCAGGTCGGTGGCCATCCGGGCCCGCAACGAGTGGCGAAGGAACTCATAACCCAGCGCATAGACGTTGCGCTCGGTGCCGAACGGCTCCTCGCTGTTGATGCCCTTGGCCCGCTCGTAGACCATGTCGCGGGTCTCCCGGTCGAACGGGCTGGCCTCGGTGTTCGCCTCGACGAAGTACTGGCGGATCTCCGGGCGCAGCATTTCGGCGAGGAACCGGGTGTGGCCGAGGATCGGGAACGCGCGCAGGATCGTGTGCTTGGTCTGCAGGACGTCCCAGGTACCCAGTGCGGCCAGGGCTGCCATGACACCGGCTGGCACCCACCACAGCCAGTGGACGAACACCCCCAGTGCGCCCAGAGCGATGGCCACCGCCCAGACGGTGACCACGATCAGCGGTCTGGTCATTTGACCTCCCCGAAGGTCTGAACCCGGTTGACCTCCAGGTACGCGAAATGCCCGCGAGGCGCCATTCTGGCATCACCTATGATCGGCTCTTGCGTCACACCCGTGTCGCGAACGAATCCGGCCTGCGAAGGAGAGTCTCGCCGCGTGGGTGAGCAAGCCGACGACCTGCTGTCGCAGGAATCGCTGACCAAGGCCGTCGCCGCGGCCCGGCACGCCTTCGAGGCGGCAGCCGATCTCGACGCGCTGGCTCGCGCGAAGACCGAACACCTCGGTGACCGCGCCCCGCTGGCGCTGGCCCGTCAGGCGCTGGCCGCCCTGGCCAAGGCGGACCGGGTCGACGCCGGCAAGCGGGTCAACACCGCCCGCGGCGAGGCCCAGCAGGGCTACGACGATCGGCTGGCGGTGCTGCGCGCCGAGCGTGACGCGGCCGTCCTGGTGGCCGAGGCCGTCGACGTCACGCTGCCCTCGACGCGTCAGCCCGTCGGTGCGCGACATCCCATCACAATCCTGGCCGAACACATCGCCGACACCTTCGTGGCGATGGGGTGGGAGCTGGCCGAAGGTCCCGAGGTCGAGACCGAGCAGTTCAACTTCGACGCCCTGAACTTCCCGCCGGACCATCCGGCGCGCAGCGAGTCCGACACGTTCCACGTCGCGCCGGAAGGATCGCGCCAGCTGCTGCGTACCCACACCTCGCCGGTGCAGGTGCGCACGCTGCTGGATCGTGAGCTGCCCGTCTACATCGTCTCGATCGGGCGCACGTTCCGCACCGACGAGCTGGACTCCACCCACACCCCGGTCTTCCATCAGGTGGAGGGGCTGGCGGTGGACCGCGGCCTGACGATGGCGCATCTGCGCGGCACACTCGACGCGTTCGCGCGCTCGGAGTTCGGGCCGACCGCACGGACCCGCATGCGCCCGCACTTCTTCCCGTTCACCGAGCCCTCGGCCGAGGTCGACATCTGGTTCCCGAGCAAGAAGGGCGGCGCCGGCTGGGTCGAATGGGGCGGCTGCGGCATGGTCAACCCGAATGTATTGCGGGCGGCCGGAATAGACCCGGAGGTCTACTCGGGCTTTGCCTTCGGCATGGGTCTGGAGCGGACTTTGCAGTTCCGCAACGGCATTCCCGACATGCGGGACATGGTCGAGGGTGACGTCCGGTTCTCGTTGCCGTTCGGGGTCGGGGTCTGATGCGCCTTCCCTACAGCTGGTTGCGTGAGGTCGTCCAGCGCGGCGCCCCGGGCTGGGACGTCGAACCGCGCGACCTCGAGCAGGCTCTGATCCGCGTGGGCCACGAGGTCGAGGACATCGTCGCCCTCGGGCCGGTGAGTGGTCCGCTGACCGTCGGGCGGGTGACCGCCGTCGAGGAGCTGACCGAGTTCAAGAAACCCATCAGGGCGTGCAAGGTCGACGTCGG is drawn from Candidatus Mycolicibacterium alkanivorans and contains these coding sequences:
- a CDS encoding DUF1844 domain-containing protein, whose product is MTDSTTSLSDGAPPARDLADIPAVEVISRAAVMLMSAAAEKLGLSCPDPDASERRDLDEARRLITALAGLVTASAQYLGPHAGPMRDGLKSLQLAFREASSAPDEPGQGPGEKYTGPVQ
- the infC gene encoding translation initiation factor IF-3, producing MPGARHRGRLEEKTNQGGPISTETRVNERIRVPEVRLIGPGGEQVGIVRIEDALRVAADADLDLVEVAPDARPPVCKIMDYGKYKYETAQKARESRKNQQQTVVKEQKLRPKIDPHDYETKKGHVVRFLEAGSKVKVTIMFRGREQSRPELGYRLLQRLAADVADHGFVETSAKQDGRNMTMVLAPHRGAKTRAKAAQQTIGAPAAQPAAEPEAPTET
- the rpmI gene encoding 50S ribosomal protein L35, with protein sequence MPKAKTHSGASKRFRRTGTGKIVRQKANRRHLLEHKPTRRTRRLDGRTTVSANDTKRVTKMLNG
- the rplT gene encoding 50S ribosomal protein L20 yields the protein MARVKRALNAQKKRRTVLKASKGYRGQRSRLYRKAKEQQLHSLTYAYRDRRARKGEFRKLWISRINAAARANDITYNRLIQGLKAAGIEVDRKNLAEIAVSDPAAFTALVEAAKAALPEDVNAPSGEAA
- a CDS encoding TrmH family RNA methyltransferase; this translates as MSTRLPVKPPDISLTAALTERSARVVAAAKLQRHTGRRRAGRFLAEGPNLVEAAARRGLVEEVFATESAAARHAGLLAGLTVHPVTERAAKALSETVTPAGLVAVCRVPDTDLGEVLSAGPALLAVAVDLSEPGNAGTLIRLADAMGAAAMIFSGHSVDPYNGKCLRSSAGSIFSVPVIVETDTAAVLTALRAAGLKLLATTLDGDVSMDDADALLGEPAAWIFGPEAQGLSPVLAALADHRVTIPMAGGAESLNVAAAAAICLYQSARAQRRG
- a CDS encoding rhomboid-like protein, encoding MFLSALTRLGRVRVTLGYTAALVAVATALLLLGPHVREQVIRHASTNLRNLGDGRVGTLIGSAFVNEAGPIYVWLPGLMALLALAELLWRSRRLVVAFAIGHVGATLVVAAGMAAAVGVGLLSVSIVDVTDVGMSYGALAVLGTLTAAIPRPWRAVWTGWWLAVAIGSAASSQGDFTNVGHAIALVIGMLVGARFGHPAHWTTARYGLLAVAAAFGYMIMAYTPLSLVVTSTLGVVGAATAYRITRWRTARRALEAAPLPEPAV
- a CDS encoding FMN-binding glutamate synthase family protein, which gives rise to MTRPLIVVTVWAVAIALGALGVFVHWLWWVPAGVMAALAALGTWDVLQTKHTILRAFPILGHTRFLAEMLRPEIRQYFVEANTEASPFDRETRDMVYERAKGINSEEPFGTERNVYALGYEFLRHSLRARMATDLAPTVRLGGPDCAQPYDIALLNVSAMSFGALSGNAIEALNGGAARGGFAHDTGEGAISAYHLKHGGDLIWEVASGYFGCRDADGHFDAAKFVEKSALRSVKAISIKLSQGAKPGLGGVLPGAKVTAEIAACRGVPVGQTVISPPAHTAFRTPLELMHFIATLRSLSGGKPVGFKLCVGARTEFLSICKAMLQTGITPDFIIVDGSEGGTGAAPQEFEDHVGMPLTEGLMLVHNCLVGVGLRRHIKIGACGKVAGGGDVVTRICQGADFTMAARAMMFALGCIQAMKCNTNACPTGVATQNPRLARALYVPDKIERVANFQRSTVASAAQIVASMGLDSFDELEPSMLNRRIEGQRTRTYAEIYDWLMPGELLEDPPESWRSDWVEACAEEFR
- the pheS gene encoding phenylalanine--tRNA ligase subunit alpha, translated to MGEQADDLLSQESLTKAVAAARHAFEAAADLDALARAKTEHLGDRAPLALARQALAALAKADRVDAGKRVNTARGEAQQGYDDRLAVLRAERDAAVLVAEAVDVTLPSTRQPVGARHPITILAEHIADTFVAMGWELAEGPEVETEQFNFDALNFPPDHPARSESDTFHVAPEGSRQLLRTHTSPVQVRTLLDRELPVYIVSIGRTFRTDELDSTHTPVFHQVEGLAVDRGLTMAHLRGTLDAFARSEFGPTARTRMRPHFFPFTEPSAEVDIWFPSKKGGAGWVEWGGCGMVNPNVLRAAGIDPEVYSGFAFGMGLERTLQFRNGIPDMRDMVEGDVRFSLPFGVGV